One window of the Methanomassiliicoccaceae archaeon DOK genome contains the following:
- a CDS encoding 50S ribosomal protein L22 → MVSGYTATADPDTTAKALGKEMPVSPKFAREVACMIRGMKVETAQKALEEVIAKTRPVPLRRYNKRVSHKPGVGPGRYPVKAAKAILGVLNSAASNAEYKGLDVSNMAIATISVSRGRVIPGHMPRAHGRATEWNQDTVNVEVIIQEVE, encoded by the coding sequence ATGGTTTCAGGATACACAGCAACAGCGGACCCGGACACCACAGCGAAGGCCCTTGGAAAGGAGATGCCCGTCTCCCCCAAGTTCGCCCGCGAGGTTGCCTGCATGATCCGCGGAATGAAGGTCGAGACCGCCCAGAAAGCTCTGGAGGAGGTCATCGCGAAGACAAGGCCCGTTCCCCTCAGGAGATACAACAAGCGTGTCTCCCACAAGCCCGGAGTAGGTCCCGGAAGGTACCCCGTGAAGGCCGCCAAGGCCATCCTCGGAGTCCTCAACAGCGCCGCATCCAACGCGGAGTACAAGGGACTCGATGTGTCCAACATGGCCATCGCCACAATCTCCGTCTCCAGGGGACGCGTCATCCCCGGGCACATGCCCAGGGCCCACGGACGCGCCACCGAGTGGAACCAGGACACCGTGAACGTCGAGGTCATCATCCAGGAGGTCGAGTGA
- a CDS encoding 50S ribosomal protein L14 translates to MKGIAGNQTRGLQNGSRLTVIDNTGAKEIEIITVPGYHGVARRVPSAGVGDLVIASVKKGTPQMRRQIVFAVIVRQRRPMRRPDGTMVYFEDNAAVITTETGETKGTDIKGPVAREAAERWPRVSATASTIV, encoded by the coding sequence ATGAAGGGAATCGCTGGAAACCAGACCAGGGGTCTGCAGAACGGATCCAGGCTCACCGTCATCGACAACACCGGAGCCAAAGAGATCGAGATCATCACCGTCCCCGGATACCACGGCGTCGCCAGGAGGGTCCCCTCCGCAGGCGTCGGAGACCTCGTCATCGCTTCCGTCAAGAAGGGAACCCCCCAGATGAGGAGGCAGATCGTCTTCGCCGTCATCGTCCGCCAGAGGCGCCCCATGAGGAGGCCCGACGGAACCATGGTCTACTTCGAGGACAACGCCGCGGTCATCACCACAGAGACTGGTGAGACCAAAGGAACAGACATCAAGGGACCCGTCGCCAGGGAGGCCGCCGAGAGGTGGCCCCGTGTGTCCGCGACCGCGTCCACCATCGTGTGA
- a CDS encoding ribonuclease P protein subunit has product MRDNRFVRTELIGLDVEVLSEPFSGVSGKVVDETKNTFTIESAGTERMVPKPGNVFRFAYEGRTIDISGSEIMHRPEDRIKKVR; this is encoded by the coding sequence ATGAGAGACAATCGCTTCGTCAGAACTGAACTCATTGGATTGGACGTGGAAGTGCTGTCTGAGCCATTCTCCGGCGTGTCCGGAAAGGTGGTCGACGAGACGAAAAACACGTTCACCATCGAATCGGCCGGAACTGAGAGAATGGTACCCAAACCAGGCAATGTGTTCAGGTTCGCATACGAAGGCAGAACCATCGACATCAGTGGATCAGAGATAATGCACCGACCAGAGGACAGAATCAAGAAGGTTAGGTGA
- a CDS encoding 50S ribosomal protein L24 produces the protein MAASSKARVQRKNQANASAHVKRKMLSAHLSDELRAKYGVRTARVCKGDTVIVVRGNEDIRNIEGKVLEVYTKTGRVSIEGITINQADGTATERPIHASNLVITKLNTEDAWRVDSLSKNKEAKE, from the coding sequence ATGGCAGCAAGCAGCAAAGCAAGGGTTCAGAGGAAGAACCAGGCCAACGCGTCCGCCCACGTCAAGAGGAAGATGCTGTCCGCCCACCTGAGCGACGAGCTCCGCGCCAAATACGGAGTCCGCACCGCCAGGGTCTGCAAAGGCGACACAGTCATCGTCGTCCGCGGAAACGAGGACATCAGGAACATCGAGGGAAAGGTCCTCGAGGTCTACACCAAGACCGGTCGCGTCTCCATCGAGGGGATCACGATCAACCAGGCCGACGGAACCGCCACCGAGCGTCCCATCCACGCATCCAACCTCGTCATCACCAAGCTGAACACCGAGGATGCCTGGAGGGTCGATTCCCTGTCCAAGAACAAGGAGGCTAAAGAATGA
- a CDS encoding 30S ribosomal protein S14, translated as MKPKKQFGRSVGCTRCGRRRGIIRRYGMHLCRQCFRDMAPELGFKKYS; from the coding sequence ATGAAGCCCAAGAAGCAGTTCGGAAGGTCTGTCGGATGCACACGCTGCGGACGCAGGAGAGGAATCATAAGGAGGTACGGGATGCACCTGTGCCGCCAGTGCTTCAGGGATATGGCCCCGGAACTCGGATTCAAGAAGTATTCGTGA
- the yciH gene encoding stress response translation initiation inhibitor YciH yields the protein MAEICPVCGLPKELCMCEEIAREQQTVRISIDSRRYGKTVTVIDGIDENDIDIGDLAKQLKNKCAAGGTCKDGRIELQGDHKKRVKTVLEEMGFRTEVR from the coding sequence ATGGCCGAGATCTGCCCAGTATGCGGATTGCCCAAGGAGCTGTGCATGTGCGAGGAGATCGCACGCGAGCAGCAGACGGTGAGGATCTCGATTGACAGCCGCAGATACGGCAAGACCGTTACCGTGATCGACGGTATCGATGAGAACGACATCGACATCGGCGATCTTGCAAAGCAGCTGAAGAACAAGTGCGCCGCCGGCGGAACATGCAAGGACGGACGCATCGAACTCCAGGGCGACCACAAGAAAAGGGTCAAGACTGTCCTGGAGGAAATGGGATTCCGCACCGAGGTCAGATGA
- a CDS encoding 50S ribosomal protein L2 has translation MGKRLITQRRGSGTSLYRSPSHRHVDDVRLPAMSEGTAVIKDLIQAPGRTCPLAVLDLNGRTDYQLAVEGTKVGQTIVIGGTDVVAGNITKLSNIPEGTLVHNVEARPGDGGKFVKTAGSSGTVVSRGDKVMVLMPSGAIKEFSPDCRAAIGVVAGGGRGDKPLAKAGKNVHTLRSRSTAAFKTKGVAMNPVDHPHGGGSHAHVGGPNCQKRTASPGQKVGFLPPKKKIKK, from the coding sequence ATGGGTAAGAGATTGATCACACAGAGGAGGGGCAGCGGAACATCCCTGTACCGCTCTCCCAGCCACAGGCACGTGGACGATGTGAGGCTCCCGGCCATGTCCGAGGGAACCGCAGTCATCAAGGACCTGATCCAGGCCCCCGGAAGGACCTGCCCCCTCGCGGTCCTCGACCTGAACGGAAGGACCGACTACCAGCTCGCAGTCGAGGGCACCAAGGTCGGCCAGACCATCGTCATCGGCGGCACGGACGTCGTCGCCGGAAACATCACCAAGCTGTCCAACATCCCCGAGGGAACCCTCGTCCACAACGTCGAGGCCAGGCCCGGGGACGGAGGTAAGTTCGTCAAGACTGCCGGATCCTCCGGAACCGTCGTCTCCAGGGGAGACAAGGTCATGGTCCTGATGCCCTCCGGAGCAATCAAGGAGTTCAGCCCCGACTGCCGCGCCGCCATCGGTGTCGTCGCAGGCGGAGGAAGGGGAGACAAGCCCCTCGCGAAAGCCGGAAAGAACGTGCACACCCTGAGGTCCAGGTCCACAGCGGCATTCAAGACCAAGGGAGTCGCGATGAACCCCGTCGACCACCCCCACGGTGGTGGAAGCCACGCCCACGTTGGAGGACCGAACTGTCAGAAGAGGACCGCATCGCCCGGTCAGAAGGTGGGTTTCCTGCCTCCTAAGAAGAAAATAAAGAAGTGA
- a CDS encoding 30S ribosomal protein S19: MAKKIIAGSAKASRRKSRKKASAIQARRKKEFLFRGFTMEELLAMPFEEFLGLLSSRARRTYTRGLNYEQQLLFDKLKAAEPGEVIRTHRRDLPIIPQFVGKTVSIYNGHEFKDVEIKPEMIGCFLGEFVLTRKAPQHSGPGVGATRSSKFMPLK, from the coding sequence ATGGCAAAGAAGATTATTGCAGGATCGGCAAAGGCCTCGAGGAGGAAATCCAGGAAGAAGGCGTCGGCAATCCAGGCGAGGAGGAAGAAGGAGTTCCTCTTCCGTGGATTCACGATGGAAGAGCTCCTCGCCATGCCTTTCGAAGAGTTCCTCGGACTCCTCTCCTCGAGGGCCAGGAGGACGTACACCCGCGGTCTGAACTACGAGCAGCAGCTCCTGTTCGACAAACTGAAGGCCGCAGAGCCCGGCGAGGTCATCAGGACCCACCGCAGGGACCTGCCCATCATCCCCCAGTTCGTCGGCAAGACCGTGAGCATCTACAACGGCCACGAGTTCAAGGACGTAGAGATCAAGCCCGAGATGATCGGATGCTTCCTCGGAGAGTTCGTGCTCACCAGGAAAGCCCCGCAGCACTCCGGACCCGGAGTCGGTGCGACCAGGTCGTCCAAGTTCATGCCGCTGAAGTGA
- a CDS encoding 30S ribosomal protein S3, with protein sequence MASERKFVAENIRRVLLKEYLMKEVSRAGFGGLDVQRTPMGTRVILTTERPGLVIGRRGQTIKNLTAVIEDRFGFENPQIEVQEVENASLNAQIMAEKLAFSLERGWHFRRAGHSTVRRIMDAGARGCHIIVAGKLTGQRHRTEKFKEGYIKFCGEPKANFVDHGYAVAKLKMGVIGVTVEIMAKDAKLPADITVLNKTEAAALLPDLFAAPAPEAPAAEPEAPAEEVQ encoded by the coding sequence ATGGCATCAGAGAGGAAATTCGTAGCTGAGAACATCCGCAGGGTGCTCCTCAAGGAGTACCTGATGAAGGAGGTCAGCCGTGCGGGATTCGGAGGACTGGACGTCCAGAGGACCCCCATGGGAACCCGTGTCATCCTCACCACCGAGAGGCCCGGGCTCGTCATCGGAAGGCGCGGACAGACCATCAAGAACCTGACCGCAGTCATCGAGGACCGCTTCGGATTCGAGAACCCCCAGATCGAGGTCCAGGAAGTCGAGAACGCGAGCCTCAACGCGCAGATCATGGCAGAGAAGCTGGCCTTCTCCCTCGAGAGGGGCTGGCACTTCCGCAGAGCCGGCCACTCCACCGTCCGCAGGATCATGGACGCCGGAGCCCGCGGATGCCACATCATCGTCGCCGGAAAGCTCACCGGACAGAGGCACAGGACCGAGAAGTTCAAGGAGGGCTACATCAAGTTCTGCGGAGAGCCGAAAGCCAACTTCGTCGACCACGGATACGCCGTGGCCAAACTGAAGATGGGAGTCATCGGAGTCACCGTGGAGATCATGGCCAAGGACGCCAAGCTCCCCGCCGACATCACCGTGCTCAACAAGACCGAGGCCGCCGCACTCCTGCCCGACCTGTTCGCCGCCCCCGCCCCCGAGGCACCCGCCGCGGAGCCCGAGGCACCTGCAGAGGAGGTTCAGTGA
- a CDS encoding 30S ribosomal protein S4e gives MSDHMKRLAAPRTWPLKRKVSIWVTKQSAGAHSIEDSMSAVTVLRDMVGACDTAREAKRIIGNREMFVDGKAVKNPKAPVGFMDVITIPKMNLAYRMLLTDKGKLTLVPIDEAEAAWELCKIENKTVVKGGKIQLNLSGGRNIVLDKNDYKCGDSLKVAFDGQKVMEHYPLQDGSVVFIKEGSQAGAVKTVKSLETVRGSASNLVMFTDGSETVARNCFVIGTQTAAIKLPEASE, from the coding sequence ATGAGCGACCACATGAAGAGACTGGCAGCACCCAGGACCTGGCCTCTGAAGAGGAAGGTCAGCATCTGGGTCACCAAACAGTCCGCCGGTGCCCACAGCATCGAGGACTCCATGTCCGCCGTCACAGTCCTCAGGGACATGGTCGGCGCCTGCGACACAGCCAGAGAGGCTAAGAGGATCATCGGAAACCGTGAGATGTTCGTCGACGGCAAGGCGGTCAAGAACCCCAAGGCCCCCGTCGGATTCATGGACGTCATCACCATCCCCAAGATGAACCTGGCCTACCGCATGCTCCTCACCGACAAGGGCAAGCTGACCCTCGTCCCCATCGACGAGGCCGAGGCCGCATGGGAGCTGTGCAAGATCGAGAACAAGACCGTCGTCAAAGGCGGCAAGATCCAGCTGAACCTCAGCGGCGGCAGGAACATCGTCCTCGACAAGAACGACTACAAGTGCGGTGACTCCCTGAAGGTCGCCTTCGACGGCCAGAAGGTCATGGAGCACTACCCCCTGCAGGACGGCTCCGTCGTCTTCATCAAAGAGGGATCCCAGGCCGGAGCGGTCAAGACCGTGAAGAGCCTCGAGACCGTCCGTGGATCGGCTTCCAACCTGGTCATGTTCACCGACGGCTCCGAGACCGTCGCCAGGAACTGCTTCGTCATCGGCACCCAGACCGCAGCCATCAAACTCCCGGAGGCTTCCGAATGA
- a CDS encoding 30S ribosomal protein S17 produces MTAEIRDIGIDVASPKMECNDPNCPFHGSLPVRGQVIDGVVATVKMKNTVVVERNYLKYQQKYERYEKRSNRYSAHASPCLGLKVGDKVRIAECRPLSKTVSFVVIEKVE; encoded by the coding sequence ATGACAGCAGAAATCAGAGACATCGGAATCGACGTCGCCTCCCCCAAGATGGAGTGCAATGACCCCAACTGCCCGTTCCACGGCAGCCTCCCCGTCAGGGGACAGGTCATCGACGGCGTCGTCGCGACGGTCAAAATGAAGAACACCGTCGTTGTTGAGCGCAACTATCTGAAATACCAGCAGAAGTACGAGAGATACGAGAAGAGGAGCAACAGGTACTCCGCCCACGCCTCCCCCTGCCTCGGCCTGAAAGTCGGGGACAAGGTCAGGATCGCCGAGTGCCGCCCGCTCTCCAAGACCGTGTCCTTCGTCGTGATCGAGAAGGTGGAGTGA
- the rpmC gene encoding 50S ribosomal protein L29, with the protein MAALKTADIRNMSVEERNQKLKELRDELMHERGVSAMGGAPSSPGAIRALRLNIARILTVQKEEEEI; encoded by the coding sequence ATGGCCGCACTCAAGACCGCAGACATCAGGAACATGAGCGTCGAGGAGCGCAACCAGAAACTGAAAGAGCTCCGCGACGAGCTGATGCACGAGAGGGGAGTCTCCGCCATGGGCGGTGCCCCCTCGAGCCCCGGCGCAATCCGCGCCCTCAGGCTCAACATCGCACGCATCCTGACCGTCCAGAAGGAGGAGGAAGAGATCTGA
- a CDS encoding 30S ribosomal protein S8 has translation MQSDPLNDAMCVIKNAALNGKSECMIQPSSKLIGRVLKVMQDRGYISQFEYVEDGKAGKFRVMLDGAINNCGVIKPRYSVKVADVEKFEARFLPAQDFGLLIMSTTAGVITQDRAKELGIGGKLLAYVY, from the coding sequence ATGCAGAGCGATCCACTCAACGACGCCATGTGCGTCATCAAAAACGCAGCACTCAACGGTAAGAGCGAGTGCATGATCCAGCCCTCATCCAAACTGATCGGCCGTGTGCTGAAGGTCATGCAGGACCGCGGCTACATCAGCCAGTTCGAGTACGTCGAGGACGGAAAGGCAGGCAAGTTCCGCGTCATGCTGGACGGGGCCATAAACAACTGCGGTGTGATCAAGCCCAGGTACTCCGTCAAAGTGGCGGATGTCGAGAAGTTCGAGGCGAGGTTCCTCCCCGCCCAGGACTTCGGACTCCTGATCATGTCCACCACAGCAGGTGTCATCACCCAGGACCGCGCCAAAGAGCTCGGCATCGGTGGCAAACTGCTGGCATATGTATACTGA
- a CDS encoding 50S ribosomal protein L5 — protein sequence MNAMRDVHVDKVVVNIGVGEAGERLVKAQKVLEMVTGQKSVETISKTVNRDLGIRKGMPLGCKVTLRGETAEEFLNKALSIRERRVPEYSFDKEGNMSFGISDYTDFEGMKYDPEIGIFGMDINVVLRRPGNRITQRALLKRRVPKKHRVDRDEAIQYMKDKFEVEVVQ from the coding sequence ATGAACGCCATGAGGGATGTCCACGTGGACAAGGTCGTCGTCAACATCGGTGTCGGCGAGGCCGGTGAGAGGCTGGTCAAGGCCCAGAAGGTCCTCGAGATGGTCACCGGACAGAAGTCCGTCGAGACGATCTCCAAGACCGTCAACAGGGACCTGGGTATCCGTAAGGGGATGCCCCTCGGATGCAAGGTCACCCTCCGCGGGGAGACCGCCGAGGAGTTCCTGAACAAGGCCCTCTCCATCAGGGAGAGGCGCGTCCCCGAGTACTCCTTCGACAAGGAGGGCAACATGTCCTTCGGTATCTCCGACTACACCGACTTCGAGGGAATGAAGTACGACCCCGAGATCGGTATCTTCGGAATGGACATCAACGTCGTCCTGAGGAGGCCCGGAAACAGGATCACCCAGAGGGCGCTCCTCAAGAGGAGGGTCCCCAAGAAGCACCGCGTCGACCGCGACGAGGCGATCCAGTACATGAAAGACAAATTTGAGGTTGAGGTGGTCCAATGA